CAGCGCGCGCAGCGGTGATGCGGAGACGGTCCTGACCCGCTACATCGACGATCCCGACCGGCTGAGCTGTGCCGTGGCCTGCGAGGGTGAACGCATCCTCGGTTTTCAGTCGCTGAAACTCGCACGCGCCGGGAATGTTTACGACTTGCCCGCCGGCTGGGGCATCATCGGCACCTACGTCGCGGGTGATGCCGGCCGCCGGGGCATCGGGCGGGCGCTGTTTACCGAAACACTGGCCGCAGCGCGGCGCGCCGGGCTGGCCCATATCGACGCCACCATCGGCGCGGACAACGCGCAGGGCCTTCCCTATTACTCCGCTCTGGGCTTTCAGACCTGGCGCGAACTTGACGGCGCCGTTGGCAAGCGGTTCGACCTGAGCGCAACCGAGCAGACGGAGGGGACATGATCGACACCGCCTTTCTGATCACCGCATTCACCACGCTTTTCGTGGTGATCGACCCGCCGGGCCAGACGCCGATCTTCATGGCGCTGACCCAGGGTATGGACAGCCGCACCAAACGCGCCATCGCGCTGCGCGCCTGCCTGACGGCGGCGGGGATCCTGGCGATGTTCGCGGCCTTTGGCGAGGCGGTGCTGGGTTTTGTCGGCATCTCGATGCCCGCCTTTCGGGTCGCGGGCGGCGTGCTCTTGTTCCTCACCGCGCTCGACATGCTGTTCGAGCGGCGCACCAAGCGGCGCGAGGACCGGGCCGAGGCCGAGGAACACGCCGACCCCTCGGTGTTTCCGCTGGGCATACCGTTGATCGCCGGTCCCGGCTCGATCGCCACCATGATCCTGCTGGCAGGCCAGCATCCGGGCGCCGAGGGGCTGGCCACGGTGATTGCGGTCATGCTGGCGGTGCTGGCGGTGGTGCTGTTCCTCTACCTGATCTCGGGTCTGTTGGGGCGGCTTCTGGGCAAGACCGGGCTGAACGTGGTGACCCGCCTCTTGGGCATGCTGCTGGCGGCGCTGGCGGTGCAGTTCATCCTCGACGGGCTCAGGGCCTTTGGCTTTGCCAGCTGACACCCCATATCGGTAAGGACCCGACAGGAAAGGCCGCCCATGGACGCAGACAACACCGCCCACCTGATCTATCTGTCGCTGCTTGGCGCGGCGCTTGTGTTCTGGTTCATCAGCCACAACCGCGCCAGCCTGGGCAAAACGCTGCAAATGGCGCTGGCCTGGGTGTTCATCTTCGTGGGCGTGATTGCGGTGGTGGGCCTGTGGGGCGATATTCGCAGCACCGTCGCCGGCACGCCGCGCATCTCGGTCAGCGAAAACCGGGTCGAAATCCCGCGCAGCCCGGATGGCCATTACTATGCCACCCTCATTATCGAGGACAAACCGCTGCGTTTTCTGGTCGATACCGGCGCCAGTCAGGTGGTGCTGAGCCATGCGGATGCCGAACGGTTGGGCATCGACACATCCGCGCTCAACTACTTCGGGCGCGCCTATACCGCCAATGGCGAGGTGCGCACCGCGCCGGTGAAACTGGGCCGGGTGCAGCTGGGCGGGTTCACCGACCAGGGCGTCACCGCCTGGGTGAACGAGGGCGAGATGAGTGAATCGCTTCTCGGCATGGACTACTTGCAACGCTTCCGCAGTATCGAGATCGCGGGCGGAACATTGGTGCTGGCGCGCTGAACGGTCGCGGGCAGGCGCTTGCGTGACGCATCCGGCGCTGCCCGGACGCGCCATTCATGTGCATTCTGACGCCACCCTGCCCTGACCGGAGCCACCCGTATGAGCCATTTTCCCTATGACCTCACCGCGCCCATCGGCTGCGCCGCCACCCTTGGGCTGATCGTTTTGCAGGCCGACGAGACGGTAGAGCAGGATTTCCAGCGCCTCTTCGCGGCCCCCGATCAGGCGCTTTATGTCACCCGCATCCCCTCGGGCGCGGATGTGACGCCCGAGACCCTGCGCCAGATGGAACGCGACCTGCCGCACTCGGCCAGCCTGCTGCCGCCCTCGGTGGCCTTCTCGACGGTGGGCTATGCCTGCACCTCGGGCGCGACCATGATCGGGCCGGACCGGGTGGCGGAGCTGATCCGGGGCGCCTGCGACACACAGGCCAGCACCGATCCGCTGACGGCGGCGCGCGCCGCCCTGCGCGCGTTGGGCATCACCCGGCTGGGCATCGTGTCACCCTATGTGGCCTCGGTCGCCGAACCGGTGCGCCAGGCGCTGGGTGCCGCAGGGGTCGAGACACCCGAAACGCTCAGCTTCGGCGAGGCGAGCGAGGCGCGGGTGGCGCGGATCGACCCGGCCTCGATCCGGGCAGCGGCGCTGGAGCTGGGCCGGCGCGGCGGTCTGGACGGGCTGTTCCTGAGCTGCACCAACCTGCGCACGCTGGATGTGATCGACGAGATCGAAACCGAACTGGGCCTGCCTGTGGTCAGTTCAAACCTGGCGCTAGCCTGGCATATGGCCTCGCAGGCCGGGCTGACCCTGCCCGACGCGCCGGGGCGGCTGATGCGGCAGCTGGCGGGCTGAGGCCCCGCGTCAGTCCCGATCAAAGGCCGCTAGCATCGCCGCGCGCAGCCGTGCCACATCCGCATCGACGGGCGCGGCGGGGTCGCAAACGAAGGGGGCCAGCACCTCGACCCGGATTGCCCCGCCTTGCGGCAGAACCCGACCCCGTGGCAGCAACCGATCCGAGTCGTGGATGACGATGGGCCGAATGGTGCGGCCGCTGGCGCGCGCCGCCAGCACTGCGCCCGCCTTGAACGGGCCCAGCGTCTCGCCGCCGGTGCGGGTGCCCTCGGGGAACAGTACCACCGAGCGGCGCGCCGGCATCTCGCGCACCGCCGCGCTCAGCGTCTCCATCGCCAGACTGCCGTTCTTGCGGTCGATCTCGACCAGCCCGGCACCGGTGAAACCCGTGCGCAGCAGCGGATGGCGGCACAGCTCTTTCTTGGCGGCAAAGGTGAACCATTTCGCGTCCGGCACCGCATCCATCAGCGCAAACCCGTCCAGATGGCTGCGGTGGTTGATCACGATGATGCTGTCGCGATCCTGCGCCAGCGCGGCGCGCTCGGCCTCGGTGATCTCGACCCGGATGCCCAGCAGCCACAACAGCCGCGAACAGGCGCGCTTGACCAGCCGCCAGTACCAGCCGCGAAACCCGCGCCGCCGCGCACAAAGCAGCGGCACAAAGGCGATGACCAGGAAATAGAGCGGCCCCAGCAGGATCAGCACCACAAGCTTGATCAGGCGGACCGGCGCGGAGGCGGTTGCCGCGTCGCGGGAAACGGGGGTCTGTGTCATCTGGCCCTGTCAACGGTTCAGGCCCCGGCGGGGCGTTTGGGCCATGACAATGGACTGCGTGCGTACCGGCGGGCCAGTGTCACAACCTGCACTGGGCGCTTTGGGCCGCGACGGGCACGACCCTGCCCCTATCGGCCAGATCCCCGCAGATATCAACGAAAAACCGCAACAGGCGGCCCGGCGCGCTCAGCCGCCCGCCTCGGCCTTCTTCTCCCAGCGGCCCGATTCCTCGGACCAGTATTGCGCCGCGCAGCCCGCCGCCGTCAGCGCCCGCCACTGGCCACGCGCGGCCTCGACCGCGGCCGGATCGGTTCCGTCGAACAGGATGCAGACCCGTTCCAGCGCCGCCACCTCTTCGGGCGTGACGGCGGCGCCGTCGACGCTCATCACGCAGCGCGCGCCATTGGGCGCATCCGCGCCGGTGGTCAGCAGCACCGGCTGGTCGGCGTCATGGGCGCCCCCCGCCAGCCCATGCGGCAGGAACCCGTCATCGGGCCCCAGCCACAGCTTTTCGTCCAGCCAGACAAGCCGCCCCGGATCACTCCCCCGCACCGCCACCCGCCAGCCCGCGCCCAGTGCCTTGGTCAATAGCACCGGCAGCGTCGCCTCCAGAGGGTTGCGGGTCAGGTGATAGAAATAGGCGGCCCCCATCGGATCACTCCGCCAGCCGGTCCACCAGACGGTTCAGCGCCAGCACACCCCAGCCGGTCGCGCCCTTGGGCGCCATGTCGGTCTCGGCGGTGACCGAGGCGACCCCGGCGATGTCGAGATGGATCCAGGGCGTACCCTCTTGCACGAAGCGGGCCAGGAACTGGGCCGCGGTGATCGACCCCGCCGGGCGCCCGCCCACGTTCTTCATATCCGCGATGCGCGATTTCAACATGTCGTCATAGGCCTTGCCCAGCGGCATCCGCCAGGCGCCTTCGCCTTCGTCGCCCGCCGATTTCAGGAAGGCGTTGCACAGTGTATCGTCATTCGAGAACACGCCCGCATTCTCATGCCCCAGCCCGATGATGATGGCGCCGGTCAGGGTGGCAAGGTCGATCATGCCCGTGGGTTTGAACCGCTCCTGCGCGTACCACATCACGTCGCACAGAACGAGCCGCCCCTCGGCATCGGTGTTGATGATCTCGACCGTGTCGCCCTTCATGGACTTCACCACATCCCCCGGGCGGGTGGCCCGGCCCGAGGGCATGTTTTCGACCAGACCGACCAGGCCCACCACATTGGCCTTGGCCTTGCGCAGGGCGAGCGCGCGCATGGTGCCCGCAACCACACCGGCGCCGCCCATGTCCATGGTCATGTCTTCCATCCCGGCGGCGGGTTTCAACGAGATACCACCAGTGTCGAACACCACGCCCTTGCCCACCAGCGCCAGCGGGGCGGCATCCTTGTCGCCGCCCTTCCAATGCATCACGACCACTTTCGAGGGGCTGTCGGACCCCTGCCCGACGCAGAGCAGCGTGCGCATGCCCAGCTCTTCAAGCTTGTCCTCCTCCAGCACCTCGACCTCAAGCCCCAGCGCCTCCATCTCCTTGAGGCGGTTGGCGAATTCCGTGGTGGTCAGCACATTGGCCGGTTCGTTGACCAGATCGCGGGTCATGTGCACGCCCTCGGCCAGCGCCGCCAGAGGCGCATAGGCCGCAGCAATCTCCTCGGCCTTGTTATGGGCGATGGTGACGCTGGCGTCGGTGGCCTCGGCGGCCTCTTCCTCGGGCTTGGATTTATGGGCGGTGAAGTCATAGGCGCGCAGGGCGATGCCCAGCGCCAGCTGCTCTGCGCGCACCTGCCCGCCCGCCATCAGCAACAGCGGCTTGCCGCCCGCCAGCTTGGCCAGCGCGGCGCCGCCCTTGCGGGCGGTCAGCGCATCGGCGCGGCGCGGCAGCACCAGCACGTCCAGCGCCTCGGCGGCCATCCCGGCAGGCCAGGCCAAAGACACCACCTGCCCCGGCTTCAGCTTGGCGAACCGGTCGCTTTCCACCAGCCGCGCCAGCGCCCCGCGCGTCAGCCGGTTGGCACGGCGGGCACCCGGATCGAGCTTGCCCTCGGGCGGCACGATCACCGCGACGCGTCCGGTCGCGGCGGCCATCGCGTCCAGGTCGGGCATCTCGAAACGGATCGGGGTGGGGCTGGTCATTCGGTCTCTCCTCAACATCTGTCCGCCTAGAGGTAGCCTGCCCACCGCATCTTGGCCAGATAGCAGTTTTCCCCGCCGATCAATTGCATTAAGGTCCGGCCCATTCGACTGACCGTTCCGGGGGGATCGCAGTGTCACGAACCGGCAGAGTGCCGCTGTTGCCGCGTTGTGCGCGCCTTGGCGCGACACGGCCGATTCCCACCGTGCCTGCCCATGACTGCCGGGGCGCCGCATGATTCTGGACCGTTATTTCGCCCGCCGCTTCATCCAGAGCTTTCTGGTGATCGGGCTGGTGTTTCTGGGGCTGGTGCTGCTGATCGACCTGATCGAACAGCTCCGCCGGTTCGAGGGGTTCGAGGTGAGCATGGGCCAGCTTGTCGGGCTGACCCTGCTGAACGCGCCCGCCGCGATCAGCGAGATCCTGCCGCTCCTCATGATCCTGTCGACCATCGTCCTTTTCGTCGGGCTGGCGCGCAGTTCCGAACTGGTGGTGACCCGTGCCATCGGCCGTTCGGGCATCCGCGCGCTGGTGGGCCCGGTGCTGGTCGCGCTGGTGATCGGGCTCTTGGCGGTGACCACGCTGAACCCGATCGTGGCCGCGACTGCCGTGCGATATCAGACACTTGCGGACACGTATCGTAATGGCGGCCCCTCGGTCCTGTCGCTCAGCGACGAGGGCTTGTGGCTGCGTCAGGGCGATGCCGGGGGCCAATCGGTGATCCATGCCACCGGATTTGGCGGCGACGGGGTGACGCTGTTTGACGTGACCATCCTGAGCTATGCGCCCGACGGTAGCGCCCAGCGGCGCACGATCGCCGAAAGCGCCCAGTTGCAAGACGGCAAGTGGTTGTTACAAAAGGCCAAGGTCTGGCCGCTCAAGGTCGGGCAGAACCCCGAGGCCAACGCCGTGTATCACGACCGCATCGAGATGCCCACTTCGCTGACGCAAGAGCGTATCCGCGACAGCCTGGGGCGGCGCGAGACCGTGTCGATCTATGACCTGCCCCAGACCATCGAACAGCTGCAACAGGCCGGCTTCTCGACCAAGCGGCACAAGGTCTGGCTGCAGGTCGAGCTGGCCCGGCCCCTGTTCCTGGTCTCGATGGTGCTGGTAGGGGCGGCCTTTACCATGCGCCATACGCGGTTCGGCGGCACCGGTCTGGCGGTGCTGTCGGCGGTGTTGCTGGGCTTTACCCTCTACTTCACCCGCAATTTCGCGCAGATCCTTGGCGAAAACGGGCAGATTCCGGTGGCCCTGGCCGCCTGGGCACCGCCGGTGGCCGCGATCATGCTGACCTTTGGCCTCTTGCTGCATGCGGAGGATGGCTGATGCGGGCGCTGCTTTCGACCCTGCTGTCCGGCGTGGCCTGTCTGCATCTGGCCGGAGCGGCCGCGGCCCAGACCCTGCCCGCCACCCCGGCCGAACAGACCGAGGCGCAGCCCGCCGTTCTTGTGGCCGACAGCGTCTTCATCACCCCCGAACGGCAGCTGATCGCCGAAGGCAATGTCGAGGCGTTCCAGGGCGATATCCGCCTGCGCGCGCGCAAAATCACCTTTGACCGGCAATCGGGGCAGCTGAACATCGAGGGCCCGATCCGCATCGACCAGGGCGGTCAGATCACGGTGCTGGCGGATGCCGCCGAGCTGGACAAGAACCTGCAGAACGGCCTGCTGACGGGCGCGCGGATGGTGTTCGACCAGCAGCTGCAACTGGCCGCGCTGCAGATGACGCGGGTCGGTGGGCGCTATACCCAGCTGTACAAGACCTCGGTCACCTCGTGCCACGTCTGCGAGAACGGCAAGCCTCCGCTCTGGCAGATCCGGGCGCAGAAGGTGATTCACGACCAGCTCGAACAGCAGCTCTATTTCGAGGGCGCGCAGTTCCGGGTGCTGGATGTGCCGGTCTTCTACTTTCCGGCCATGCGCCTGCCCGACCCGAACCTGAAACGCGCCACCGGTTTCCTGATCCCGTCGATCCGCACCACCTCGCAGCTGGGCACCGGGGTCAAGGTGCCGTATTTCTTTCGCCTCGGCGATCACCGCGACCTGACGCTTACCCCCTATGTCTCGTCCAAGACCAAGACACTGAACCTGCGCTATCGGCAGGCCTTTGCCCGTGGCCGGATCGAGATCGAAGGCGCCTATACCCGCGACGACCTGATCCGGGGCGAGGATCGCGGCTATGTCTTTGCCACCGGCCAGTTCGACCTGCGCGACGATTACAAGCTGAAGCTTGGGGTACAGACCGTCTCGGACAACGGCTATCTGGCCGATTACGGCCTGCCCGAATACGACCGGCTGCGCAGCGAAGTCTCGATCGAACGGTTCCGCCGCGACAGCGCCTTTCGCATCGGGCTGATCCACTACGAGACCCTGCGCGACAGCGAGATCGAGGCAGAGATCCCCACGGAGATCTTCGACATCAATGCCGAGAAACGGTATTTCCCGACCGGCCTTGGCGGCGAGGTGCGTCTGGCCTTTGACGGCCATGCGCATCAGCGCCAATCCTCGGCCAATGTTGTCGGGCGCGATATCGCGCGGGCGACGCTGGATGCGGAATGGCTGCGCAGCTGGACCTTTGCCAGCGGGCTGCGCGCCGATTGGCGCATGGGCGTTGCGGTCGACGATTACCGGGTCTGGGACGATACCAACTATGCCAGCGGCACCCTGCGCAGCGCCCCGCGCGCTGCGCTGACCCTGCGCTATCCGATGGTCTATCGCGGAGCAACCGGCACCCATTACCTGGAACCCATTGCACAACTGGGCTGGAGCGATGTGTCCGGCGCGCCACTCCCCAATGGCGAGAGCAATTTTGTCGAGTTCGATCAGGGCAACCTGCTAGCACTCTCGCGTTTTCCCGCCAACGATCAGCGCGAGGAAGGCAAGCGCGCGGTATTCGGTCTGAACTGGGCGCGTTTCTCGACCTCGGGCTGGCAGGCCTTTGCCACCATCGGCCAGGTGTTCCGCAGCACCTCGGACCCGCGCTTCTCGAAATCCTCGGGCCTGGGCGGCACCGCCTCGGACCTGCTGCTGGCTGGCCAGATCACCCTGCCCCAGGGTCTGGGCCTGACCGCGCGCGGGCTGCTTGACGGCTCGCTCAACTTTTCCAAGGTCGAGGTGCGCGGCAGCTGGACCGATGACCGCACCAGTGTCAGCGGCAGCTATCTGTGGCTGGGCCGGGACCTGGCCGAGAACCGGGCGCTGGCGGTGTCCGAGTTCTGGTTCGACGGCAGCTACAAGGTGAACCCCTATTGGACCGCCTCTGCCAATATCCGCTACGATATCGAGGATTCGCGTGCCACCCGTGCCGGCATCGGATTTGCCTACCAAAACGAATGTGTCACGGTTAACATTTCGGTCAATCGCCGCTACACCTCTTCGACAAGTGTTGAGCCTTCGACCGATTTCGGATTTACCATTGCCCTGAGCGGCTTTGCCGTGGAAAGCGCAAACAAAGAATACAGGCGATCATGCAGCAAAACCTGACCACCCTGTCCCGATGCCTGGCCCGTATGATGGGCGCCGCCGCGCTGACCCTGACGCTGGCCGGTGGCCCCGTTGCGGCGCAAAGCCTGTTCAGCCCGGCGATCCGCGTCAATCAGGGCGTGATCACCCATTTCGAGCTGGAACAGCGCATCCGCCTGATGGAGGTGCTGCGCATCCCCGGCGATCCGCAGAAAGACGCCCGCCGCTCCCTGATCGAGGAAGCGCTCAAGATGCAGGCGGTCGAAGAGGCCGGCATCGAGGTCGCCCCCGAGGACGTGCAGCTGGGCATCGACGATTTCGCCGCCCGCGCGCGGCTGTCCACGGACGAGTTCCTGGCGGCTCTGGCCAACGAGGGGGTCTCGGCCGAAACGGTGCGCGATTTCGTCAGCAAGCAGATGGCCTGGCGCGACTATGTCAGCGCCCGTTTCCTGGCCCGCGCCCGCCCCACCCCGGACGAGATCGACCGCGCGCTGGGTCTGGGCGGCGGCGGTGGCTTGCAGGTGCTGCTCTCCGAGATCATCATCCCGATCACCCCGCAGACCGTGGATCAGGTCGACGAGGTGGCCCAACAGATCGCCGCGCTGACCAGTTACGAGGCCTTCTCCAGCGCCGCGATCCAGGTCTCGGCAGCCGAAACGCGCGAGAATGGCGGCCGCATGCCCTGGATCCCGCTGGCACAACTGCCCCCGGCGCTGCAACCGGTGATCCTCGAGCTTGAGCCGGGCGAGATCTCCGACCCGATCACCCTGCCCAATGCGGTGGCGCTGTTCCAGATGCGCGGCCTGCGCGAGGCCGCCGTGGGCACGCCGCGCTATGCCGCGATCGACTATGCCGCCTATCGCATGGCGGGCGGGCGCAGCCCCGAGACGCTGAAGGCCGCAACCGAGCTGCGCCAGCGCGTCGATACCTGCGACGACCTCTATGGCGTGGCCAAGGGCCAGCCGGCCGAGGTGCTGGAGCGGATCAGCGCCAAACCCGCGGAGATCCCGCAGGATATCGCGCTGGAACTGGCCAAGCTGGACCCGGGCGAAACCTCGCTGGCGCTGACCCGCAACAATGGCCAGACCCTGTTGTTCCTGATGATGTGCACCCGCACCCGCGATCTGGGCGGCGATGCCTCGCGCGAGGATGTGGCCAACGCCCTGACCCAGCAGCGCCTGCAGACCCTGGCCGAAAGCCTGGTGGAACAGCTGCGCGCCGACGCCATCATCACCGAGGAATAGGGCCATGCGCCCCATCGCGCTCAGCTGCGGCGAGCCCGCGGGGATCGGCCCCGAGCTTGCCGCCGCCGCCTGGTCGGCGCTGCGCGCGGACTGCCCCTTTGTCTGGATCGGCGATCCGGCACATCTGCCCAGCGGCACCCCGGTGACGCTGCTTGACGATCCGGCCCGGGCCGTGGCGGCCTCGGACAGCGCTTTGCCGGTGCTGGCGCTGCCCTTTGCCGCTCCGACCCAGCCCGGCCGCCCCGATCCGCGCAACGCCGCCGGTGTGATCGCCGCGATCGAACGGGGCGTGGCGCTGGTGCAGTCGGGTGCCTGTTCGGCGCTCTGCACCGCGCCCATTCACAAGAAGGCGCTGATCGACGGCGCCGGCTTTGCCTATCCCGGCCATACCGAATTCCTCGCCGCGCTCGCGGGATGTGACCGGGTGGTGATGATGCTGGCCAGCGATCAGCTGCGTGTGGTGCCCGCCACCATCCATATCGCCCTGTCCGAGGTCCCTCGCGCCCTGACCCCGGCGCTGCTGCGCGAAACGATCGAGATCACCGCCGCCGGGCTGCGCGACCGGTTCGCCATCGCCCATCCCCGGATCGCCGTGGCCGGGCTGAACCCGCATGCGGGCGAAGGCGGCGCCATGGGGCACGAAGAGATCGACTGGATCGCGCGGCTGCTGCAGGAGATCACGGGAGATTTCACCCTGACCGGGCCGCATCCCGCCGACACCATGTTCCACGCCGCCGCCCGCGCCCGTTATGACGCGGCGGTGTGCATGTATCACGACCAGGCGCTGATCCCGATCAAGACGCTCGATTTCGACCGCGGGGTGAACGTGACGCTGGGCCTGCCCTTCGTCCGCACCTCGCCCGACCATGGCACCGCCTTCGACATCGCCGGCCAGGGCATCGCCAATCCCTCCAGCCTGATCGAGGCGCTGAAGCTGGCGCAGCGCATGGCGGCAAGCGGCTAACCCTTTTCCGCCAGAAATACCCCTGCGAGAGGCATAAATCTCTGGCACTCCCCCCACGGCTGCGACTACACCCGATCCATCATGAGCGCCATCGACACCCTGCCCCCGCTGCGCGAGGTCATCGCCAGCCACCAGCTCTCGGCCCGCAAGTCGCTGGGCCAGAATTTCCTGCTCGACCTCAACCTGACCGCCAAGATCGCGCGGCAGGCCGGGGATCTGTCCGAATGTGACGTGCTCGAGATCGGCCCCGGACCGGGCGGGCTGACCCGTGGCCTGTTGGCAGAAGGCGCGCGCCGGGTGCTGGCGATCGAGAAGGATGCGCGCTGCCTGCCCGCGCTCGCCGAGATCGCCGCAGCCTATTCGGGCCGGCTCGAGGTGATCAATGGGGATGCGCTCGAGATCGACCCGCTGGCACATATGACCCCGCCGATCCGCATCGCCGCCAACCTGCCCTATAATGTGGGCACAGAGCTGCTGGTGCGCTGGCTGACCCCACGCGACTGGCCGCCCTTCTGGCAAAGCCTGACGCTGATGTTCCAGCGCGAGGTGGCCGAGCGGATCGTGGCGAAGCCCGGCTCCAAGGCTTATGGCAGGCTGGCGCTGCTGGCGCAGTGGCGGGCCGAGGCGCGCATCGTGATGTCGCTGCCGCCCGAGGCCTTTACCCCGCCTCCCAAGGTCTCGAGCGCGGTGGTCCATCTGACCGCCCTGCCCGAACCGCGTTTTCCGGCCGATGCGGCCATTCTCAGCCGCGTGGTCGCGGCTGCCTTCAACCAGCGCCGCAAGATGCTGCGCGCCGCGCTCAAAGGCCAGGCCCCCGATATCGAGGACCGCCTGCTCGCCGCCGGTATCAAACCCACCGAACGGGCCGAGCAGGTCCCGCTCGAAGCCTTTTGCGCCCTGGCGCGGGAACTGGCACGCTGAAACAGGCGGCGACAGAATTTCCCCGAAATTCTGTCACAGAAAATGTTCCATTTTCTGGGCGTTTTCCTTGCAGGAAAACGCCTCCTCTCGCTCAAACCTAAAACGCAAAAAAACGCCGCCTCCGGCAAGGAAACGACGTTTCAGGAATCTGAAGAAGCCGTGTGGCCCTACTCAGCCGCTTCGGCGGGCCCGCCCGGCTGTGGATCGGGCGTCTCGCCTTCTCCGGCGGCGGGTTTGCGCGCGCGCGGGCGGCGCGGGGTCTTCTTCTTGGGTTGTTCACCGGCCTCATCGGATGCAGGCGCATCCTCTTCGGCCCGGGGCGCGCGGCGCTTGCGGCTTTCGCCCTTGCTTTCCGGCGTCTCGACCAGACCGCTGGCCTCCTCGCCGGCATCGCTGCCACCCAGGTCGAGCACATCGGGCTGCGGCGCGCTGGAAGGATCGGCCACGGGCGCCGGGGCAATGCTGTCGCGGTCCTGGCGTTCGGCGCGTTCGCGATCCCGCTCTGCCTGGCGCTCGCGATTCTGGCGCTCCTGCTCTTCGCGGCGGGCATCGATCTCGCGCTGAGCCTCGCTCAGGAGGCGCAGGTAATGCTCGGCATGTTGCTGAAAGTTCTCGGCAGCCACCCGGTCATTTGCCAGCTGGGCATCGC
The window above is part of the Ruegeria pomeroyi DSS-3 genome. Proteins encoded here:
- a CDS encoding GNAT family N-acetyltransferase; the protein is MIVRQAGPADAAAMSAVLHPILTGWNSARSGDAETVLTRYIDDPDRLSCAVACEGERILGFQSLKLARAGNVYDLPAGWGIIGTYVAGDAGRRGIGRALFTETLAAARRAGLAHIDATIGADNAQGLPYYSALGFQTWRELDGAVGKRFDLSATEQTEGT
- a CDS encoding MarC family protein; translation: MIDTAFLITAFTTLFVVIDPPGQTPIFMALTQGMDSRTKRAIALRACLTAAGILAMFAAFGEAVLGFVGISMPAFRVAGGVLLFLTALDMLFERRTKRREDRAEAEEHADPSVFPLGIPLIAGPGSIATMILLAGQHPGAEGLATVIAVMLAVLAVVLFLYLISGLLGRLLGKTGLNVVTRLLGMLLAALAVQFILDGLRAFGFAS
- a CDS encoding retropepsin-like aspartic protease family protein, coding for MDADNTAHLIYLSLLGAALVFWFISHNRASLGKTLQMALAWVFIFVGVIAVVGLWGDIRSTVAGTPRISVSENRVEIPRSPDGHYYATLIIEDKPLRFLVDTGASQVVLSHADAERLGIDTSALNYFGRAYTANGEVRTAPVKLGRVQLGGFTDQGVTAWVNEGEMSESLLGMDYLQRFRSIEIAGGTLVLAR
- a CDS encoding maleate cis-trans isomerase family protein → MSHFPYDLTAPIGCAATLGLIVLQADETVEQDFQRLFAAPDQALYVTRIPSGADVTPETLRQMERDLPHSASLLPPSVAFSTVGYACTSGATMIGPDRVAELIRGACDTQASTDPLTAARAALRALGITRLGIVSPYVASVAEPVRQALGAAGVETPETLSFGEASEARVARIDPASIRAAALELGRRGGLDGLFLSCTNLRTLDVIDEIETELGLPVVSSNLALAWHMASQAGLTLPDAPGRLMRQLAG
- a CDS encoding lysophospholipid acyltransferase family protein, giving the protein MTQTPVSRDAATASAPVRLIKLVVLILLGPLYFLVIAFVPLLCARRRGFRGWYWRLVKRACSRLLWLLGIRVEITEAERAALAQDRDSIIVINHRSHLDGFALMDAVPDAKWFTFAAKKELCRHPLLRTGFTGAGLVEIDRKNGSLAMETLSAAVREMPARRSVVLFPEGTRTGGETLGPFKAGAVLAARASGRTIRPIVIHDSDRLLPRGRVLPQGGAIRVEVLAPFVCDPAAPVDADVARLRAAMLAAFDRD
- a CDS encoding DNA polymerase III subunit chi; protein product: MGAAYFYHLTRNPLEATLPVLLTKALGAGWRVAVRGSDPGRLVWLDEKLWLGPDDGFLPHGLAGGAHDADQPVLLTTGADAPNGARCVMSVDGAAVTPEEVAALERVCILFDGTDPAAVEAARGQWRALTAAGCAAQYWSEESGRWEKKAEAGG
- a CDS encoding leucyl aminopeptidase, coding for MTSPTPIRFEMPDLDAMAAATGRVAVIVPPEGKLDPGARRANRLTRGALARLVESDRFAKLKPGQVVSLAWPAGMAAEALDVLVLPRRADALTARKGGAALAKLAGGKPLLLMAGGQVRAEQLALGIALRAYDFTAHKSKPEEEAAEATDASVTIAHNKAEEIAAAYAPLAALAEGVHMTRDLVNEPANVLTTTEFANRLKEMEALGLEVEVLEEDKLEELGMRTLLCVGQGSDSPSKVVVMHWKGGDKDAAPLALVGKGVVFDTGGISLKPAAGMEDMTMDMGGAGVVAGTMRALALRKAKANVVGLVGLVENMPSGRATRPGDVVKSMKGDTVEIINTDAEGRLVLCDVMWYAQERFKPTGMIDLATLTGAIIIGLGHENAGVFSNDDTLCNAFLKSAGDEGEGAWRMPLGKAYDDMLKSRIADMKNVGGRPAGSITAAQFLARFVQEGTPWIHLDIAGVASVTAETDMAPKGATGWGVLALNRLVDRLAE
- the lptG gene encoding LPS export ABC transporter permease LptG; the encoded protein is MILDRYFARRFIQSFLVIGLVFLGLVLLIDLIEQLRRFEGFEVSMGQLVGLTLLNAPAAISEILPLLMILSTIVLFVGLARSSELVVTRAIGRSGIRALVGPVLVALVIGLLAVTTLNPIVAATAVRYQTLADTYRNGGPSVLSLSDEGLWLRQGDAGGQSVIHATGFGGDGVTLFDVTILSYAPDGSAQRRTIAESAQLQDGKWLLQKAKVWPLKVGQNPEANAVYHDRIEMPTSLTQERIRDSLGRRETVSIYDLPQTIEQLQQAGFSTKRHKVWLQVELARPLFLVSMVLVGAAFTMRHTRFGGTGLAVLSAVLLGFTLYFTRNFAQILGENGQIPVALAAWAPPVAAIMLTFGLLLHAEDG
- a CDS encoding LPS-assembly protein LptD, with the protein product MRALLSTLLSGVACLHLAGAAAAQTLPATPAEQTEAQPAVLVADSVFITPERQLIAEGNVEAFQGDIRLRARKITFDRQSGQLNIEGPIRIDQGGQITVLADAAELDKNLQNGLLTGARMVFDQQLQLAALQMTRVGGRYTQLYKTSVTSCHVCENGKPPLWQIRAQKVIHDQLEQQLYFEGAQFRVLDVPVFYFPAMRLPDPNLKRATGFLIPSIRTTSQLGTGVKVPYFFRLGDHRDLTLTPYVSSKTKTLNLRYRQAFARGRIEIEGAYTRDDLIRGEDRGYVFATGQFDLRDDYKLKLGVQTVSDNGYLADYGLPEYDRLRSEVSIERFRRDSAFRIGLIHYETLRDSEIEAEIPTEIFDINAEKRYFPTGLGGEVRLAFDGHAHQRQSSANVVGRDIARATLDAEWLRSWTFASGLRADWRMGVAVDDYRVWDDTNYASGTLRSAPRAALTLRYPMVYRGATGTHYLEPIAQLGWSDVSGAPLPNGESNFVEFDQGNLLALSRFPANDQREEGKRAVFGLNWARFSTSGWQAFATIGQVFRSTSDPRFSKSSGLGGTASDLLLAGQITLPQGLGLTARGLLDGSLNFSKVEVRGSWTDDRTSVSGSYLWLGRDLAENRALAVSEFWFDGSYKVNPYWTASANIRYDIEDSRATRAGIGFAYQNECVTVNISVNRRYTSSTSVEPSTDFGFTIALSGFAVESANKEYRRSCSKT